GATACTGCAAATGGTGAGATTGTTACAGTTGTTAAAAACTCAGGAATCCTAAAAAATAAAAAAGGTGTTAACGTACCTGGTGTTTCTACAAACCTACCTGGTATCACTGATAAAGATGCGGCTGACATTATCTTCGGTATCGAACACGATGTTGACTATATTGCTGCTTCATTTGTACGTCGTGCAAGCGATGTTCTTGCAATTTCTGAAATTTTAGAAAAACATGACGCAACTAACATTCAAATTATTCCTAAGATTGAAAACCAAGAAGGTATCGATAATATCGACGAAATCTTGAAAGTTTCTCATGGTTTAATGGTTGCACGTGGAGACTTAGGTGTTGAAATCCCAACAGAAGAAGTTCCTATTGCACAAAAAATGTTGATTGAAAAATGTAACCGTCTAGGCAAACCAGTTATTACAGCAACTCAAATGCTAGACTCAATGCAACGCAACCCACGTCCAACACGTGCGGAAGCTGGAGACGTTGCTAACGCAATCTTCGATGGAACAGATGCAGTTATGCTTTCTGGTGAAACAGCTGCAGGGGACTACCCAGTAGAAGCTGTAACAACAATGGCAACAATCGCAATTCGTGCTGAAGAAGCTCGCGTTGGTCAAGATGCCTTTGCATTGAAAGCTTACTCAAAAACAGATATGGCTGAAGCAATCGGCCAATCAGTAGGACACACTGCTAAAAACTTAAACATCGAAACAATCGTTGCGGCGACTGAATCAGGACATACAGCACGTATGATTTCTAAATACCGTCCTAAAGCACACATTGTTGCGGTAACATTCTCAGAAAGCCAAGCACGTAAATTGGCTTTATCTTATGGTGTTTACCCATATGTTTCTAAAAAACCATCTACAACAGATGAAATGATGGACTTAGCAGCAATCGTTGCTAAAAACAATGGCTACGCTAAAGAAGGCGACCTAATCATCATTACTGCTGGTGTACCAGTTGGTGAACGTGGAACAACAAACTTGATGAAGATCCAATTAATTGGTTCGAAATTGCAAAATGGCCAAGGGATTGGCGAAGAAGCAGTTGTTGGTAGAGCAGTTGTTGCAACTTCAGCAGAAGAAGCAATTAAAAATGCTACAGAAGACTGTGTATTAGTTGTGAAATCAACTGACAAAGACTATATGCCAGCTATTGAAAAAGCAAGCGCACTTGTTGTTGAAGCAGGTGGATTAACAAGCCATGCAGCAGTCGTAGGAATCGCTCAAGGTATTCCTGTTGTTGTAGGTGCTGAAAACATTACATCATTAGTTGAAAATGGTGAAGTGATTACAGTTGATTCTCGTCGTGGTATTATCTACCGTGGCGCAACAACAGCAATTTAATTATTAAAGCAAAAAGGAAAACATTTCGATGTTTTCCTTTTTTTGTTTATATCTTGCGTTTTCTTAGTATTTTCTCATCGGTTATTTGGTATAAACTAGTTCAACTATGATAAAATGAAAAGAGATATAGAGATAGGATGGAGAAGACTATGAATAATGAATTAGGAACTGTCATAACGGCGATGGTAACAGATCAAAATGAGAAATCATACTTTGTTCAAAAGAATGGTATTACTTATGGACTAGATAAAAAAGAAGTCGAATCTGAATTGTCAATTGGTGATATGGTTAAAGGTTTTGTTTATGAAAATATGAATAAGCAATTAAAAATAACGACTCAAATCCCTAAGGTTAGAATTGGCCATTACGGATGGGGTGTTGTAACGGATGTGAGACGTGATTTAGGTGTATTCGTTGATATTGGTTTAGAAGACAAGGATATTGTTGTTTCTTTAGACAACATGCCTGAATTGAAGAGTCTATGGCCTAAAAAAGGAGATCGCTTGATGATCTCTTTGAGAATTGATTTGAAAGATCGTATTTGGGGAGAACTAGCTGATGAGGATATTTTCCGTTCTATTTCACGTATTCCTTCTCAACAAGACGATTGGAAGAATCAAAATACGACAGCTACGGTTTATCGTTTGAAAATGGTTGGTACATTTGTTTTGACAGATGATTTCCATATCGGCTTTATTCATCCTACAGAACGTGATGCAGAGCCACGTTTAGGCGAACAAGTTGAGGCACGTGTTATTGGTGTTAGTCCACATGGTATGTTGAATTTATCATTGAAGCCTCGCGCCCATGAAGCGCTAGAGGATGATGCGCAAATGATTATGGCTTTACTTGAGAAAAGCCCAACATCATCACTACCTTATACTGATAAGAGCAACCCAGATGATATTCGTGATTATTTTGGTATCAGTAAAGCACAGTTTAAACGTGCACTGGGCCGCTTGATGAAAAACAAATTAATTGTGCAAGAAGACGGTCAAACGAAACTCGTTAAATAAAAACATCTAAGGAGGTGGATGGTTTGCCTGAACAATCACTTGATAGTATTAAAACCGCATTACAAAAAGGTGGGTTTAAATTAACACCACAACGTGAAGCGACGGTAAAAGTTCTTCTTGATAATGATCATTTAAGCGCAGAAGAAATTTTTATGTACTTAAGGCAGACTAATCCCGATATTGGTCTAGCAACAGTATATCGCACCTTAGAAATACTCACGCAATTACAAATTACACATAAGGTTCTTTTCGAAGATGGATTAGCTCGCTATGATATTCGAAAAGAAAGTAATAAGCCATCGCACCTTCACTTACTTTGTACAACTTGTGGTAATATTCAAGAAGTTTACGATGATTTGATCTATGAGTTAGAAAAAGGCATGCAGGAAAAGTACAATTTCCGAGTGGCAGACCACCGTTTGATTTTTCATGGAATTTGTTCTGAGTGTCAAGAAATGCCAGCCCAAATCACCGTTTCAGGCAAAAAAGGTCGCAAGTAAATGGAAGATGTGATGACGGAGTACCTGCACCATTTGCGAATTGAACAGGGCTTAGCAACAAATAGTATTCAAAGCTACCGAAGAGATTTGATGAAATATCACCGTTTCCTTGTTGAACACAAGCTCCATTCTTTTTCTGAAGTGAAAAAAACAGATATCTTTCTATTCCTAGAGCAGTTAAATCAAGAACAACTGGCCTCTTCGTCGATTAGTCGGATGATTTCGTGTTTAAGAAAGTTTCATCACTATTTGCTAATTGAATCAAAAGCCTCTCATAACCCAATGGAAGAAATCAAATTGCCAAAGAAAAAACAGAGTTTGCCAAAATCATTAACAGTTGATGAGGTAGACCGAATTTTATCAACGCCAGATACAACAACGGTTCTCGGAGTAAGGGACCGTGCCATTTTAGAAGTTATGTATGCGACAGGTTTAAGGGTCAGTGAATTGGTTCATTTAACGCTGTCTGAACTTCATTTAGAAATGGGATTTATTCAAACAGTAGGTAAGGGAGACAAAGAGCGTGTTGTCCCTCTAGGTGAAGAAGCTATTTATTGGGTTGAAGAATATTTAGCCTTTAGCCGAACATCTCTTAGTAAAGGCAGAAAAGAAAGTCCGTATTTGTTTTTAAACTTCCATGGACAGGGATTCAGCAGACAAGGAATTTGGAAAAATCTAAATAAGATTGTATTAGAGGCGGGTATTCATAAAAAAATATCGCCACATATGTTGCGACATTCGTTTGCGACCCATATTTTGGAGAACGGTGCAGATTTAAGAGTCGTTCAAGAATTGCTGGGGCATTCTGATATTTCAACAACACAAATATATACACATATTACAAAAGAACGCATGGTTGAGTCTTATCGCAAGCACCATCCACGTGCGTGATACTAGGAGGTAAATGATGAAAAAGTATAATCGTATTCACGTTGTAGTAATGGATTCAGTTGGTATTGGAGAGGCAGCAGATGCTGATCAATTTGGTGATGTAGGATCAGATACACTCGGCCACATTGCTGAAACAGCAGGATTAAATCTCCCTAATATGGAGAAAATGGGATTGGGTAATATCCGTGACATCGAACAAATTAAAAAAGAAGCAAATCCAATCGGCTACCATACAAAATTAGAAGAAATATCTGTTGGTAAAGATACAATGACGGGACATTGGGAATTGATGGGGTTGAACATTACAACACCATTCCGTGTTTTTGAAAATGGTTTTCCAGAAGATTTAATTAACAAAATAGAAACCTTTTCAAATCGTAAAATAATTGGTAACAAGCCAGCAAGTGGAACAGAAATTTTAGACGAATACGGCGAACATCAAATGAAAACGGGGGACTTAATCGTTTATACATCTGCAGATTCTGTTTTACAGATCGCAGCACATGAAGACATTATTCCGTTAGAAGAGTTATACGCAATTTGTGAGTATGCACGTAAAATCACCTTAGAAGATCCGTATATGATTGGTCGTATTATTGCACGTCCTTACTTAGGAGAACCAGGAAACTTTAACCGTACAAGTAACCGTCATGACTATGCTTTGAGCCCATTTGGTAAAACTACATTGGATCATTTGAAAGAAGCTGATTACGATGTTATCTCTATTGGTAAGATTAGCGATATCTTCAATGAACAAGGGATTACAGATTCTATTCGTACTGTCAGCAATATGGATGGTGTAGACAAGCTAGTTGACGTTCTGAAACGTGATTTTACGGGGATGAGTTTCTTGAATTTGGTTGACTTTGATGCGGTTTACGGTCATCGCCGCAATCCAGAAGGCTATGGACAAGCTCTAGAAGACTTCGACCAACGTATTCCTGAGGTTTTAGAAAACTTGCGAGAAGACGATTTATTGCTCATTACAGCAGATCACGGTAATGATCCTACATTTAGAGGAACAGACCATACGAGAGAATATGTTCCATTGCTTGCTTATAGTAAGTCAATGAAAGATAGCGGTGCTTTAGCACAAGGTTATTTCGCTGATATCGCGTCTACGATTGCTGATAACTTTGGTGTAGAACAAAGTGAACACGGTACGAGCTTCCTCGATAAACTTAACTAATAGAAAGAAGGCAAACAAATGAAACATGAACAATTAATGGAAACAGTTACTTACCTAAAAGAAAAAGGGTTACTAGAACCAGAAATCGGTCTTGTACTTGGATCAGGTTTAGGAGATTTAGCAGACGAAATTGTAAATCCTGTAATCGTTTCTTATTCAGATATTCCACATTTTCCAACATCAACCGTTGCAGGTCATAAAGGCCAATTGGTTTACGGTGAATTAAGTGGTAAGACTGTTGTTGCCATGCAAGGTCGTTTCCATTTTTATGAAGGATATAGCATTCAAGAAGTGACATTGCCGATTCGAGTAATGAAGTTACTAGGTGTGACATCAATTGGTTTAACAAATGCAGCAGGTGGTGTTAACGTTGAATTTACACCGGGCGATTTAATGCTGATTACAGACCACATTAACTTTACGAGCCAAAATCCACTTATCGGCCACAATGATGACGAAATGGGACCACGTTTCCCAGATATGAGTCATACTTATGATCCCGAATACCAAGCTATTATACAAGAGGTAGCTAAAAAAAAGAATGTATCAATCCAAACAGGGGTTTATATGGGCTTTAGCGGACCAACTTATGAAACACCAGCTGAAGTTAGAATGGCGCGTATTTTAGGAGCAGATGCAGTAGGTATGTCAACAGTTCCTGAAGCGATTGTCGCTCGTCATGCAGGCTTACGTGTATTTGGAATTTCATGTATTACCAACTTAGCTGCGGGTATGCAATCAAGCTTAAACCATCAAGAAGTGGTTGATGTTTCTACTCGGGTTAACGAAACCTTTAAAACACTATTAAAAGAAACTTTGAAAGCACTGTAACAGTGCTTTCTCTCTATTCATTTGAGATTCACATTTTCATATGGTAAAGTATCTTTTATATTTTCATTATGTATAATGAAAATGGAACAAAAAATGACAAAGCGATGTCATTGATCACTTTGTCTATGTGCGAGGAGAAAAAAGTGCTTATTTCTTATAATCAAAACTATGAAAAGATTGCTATGGGCTTGCTCTCATATGTGGCGGACTTAAAAAATGTTGATCGCTTGCAGAAAGAAATGGCGACTTACACTCAGGAAGAAGATAAAAAACTGTTTCTTTGGCGCGACACAGATACTGATAATATTGTTGCATTGGTTGGAATTGAATATGCTGAGTCTGTTGTTTTAATTCGTCATCTTTCGGTCAATCCGTCCTTTAGAAATGAAGGTTTAATCTACAAGATGCTTGATAAATTAAACCTTATCTATCCTATTCAAGCGATAAATGGAACACTAGAAACAGCGCCAATTATTGCAAAGTGGGTCCAAAAAAATGCAGAAACGGCGCCAGATTTGGATGATGACATATGAATAATGAGACAAATGAATTAACTATCCAGCTTGAATCGTTTGAAGGACCGTTGGATTTACTCTTACATCTTATTAAAGAGCTTAAAGTTGATATTTTCGATATCCCGATGGTAGAAATTACGAATCAGTATTTTCATTATCTTCAAACCATGCAGGAGTTGCGACTAGATATTGCAGGGGACTATCTTTTAATGGCAGCTACCTTATTAGAAATCAAGAGTCGCATGTTACTTCCTAAAAAAGAAATTGAAATTGAAGATGACTTTTATGAGGAGGGGGAAGATCCTCGTGAGGAACTCATTAATCAACTTCTTGAATATAAACGTATTCAGGAAGCTGCCAAAGTTTTGAAGGAAATGGAAAACGAACGCGGTGACTTCTTTACAAAGTTGCCGGCCGATTTAGATAGTTACCGTCAGTCTATTCCTTTATCACCAGGAGAAGTCTCTTCAGAGGATTTAATTTCAGCTCTTCAAAAAATGTATCAAAAATTATTACGAAAAAAACTCTTAAGTGCCAGATTAAATCAAGAGGAGTCTTCAGTGGATCAAACTATGGTTGATATCCTTGATAAATTTGACCAGTTAAAAAAAGCTAAGCATGCAACGATTCCTTTTACTGATTTTTATGAAGTTGCTACAAGGGCACATATTGTAACAACCTTTTTGGCTATGCTTGAACTAGTAAGGGAAAAGAAAATTTACTTTATTCAAGACGTTACGTATGGCGACATTTTATTGAAACGGTTATGGGAGGAAGCAGACGAAGATGAATAAAGAAGCCGCATTGGAAAGTCTGTTATTTGTATCAGGGGATGAGGGGTTAAGTACCGAAGAAATCA
This genomic interval from Jeotgalibaca arthritidis contains the following:
- the pyk gene encoding pyruvate kinase, which encodes MKKTKIVCTIGPASESVETLVQLIEAGMNVCRLNFSHGDHDEHLARIKNIREASKITGKMVAILLDTKGPEIRTHNMKDGIVSLVSGETVRISMTEVEGTKEKFSISYEGLINDVVVGNHILLDDGLVDLEVTDLDTANGEIVTVVKNSGILKNKKGVNVPGVSTNLPGITDKDAADIIFGIEHDVDYIAASFVRRASDVLAISEILEKHDATNIQIIPKIENQEGIDNIDEILKVSHGLMVARGDLGVEIPTEEVPIAQKMLIEKCNRLGKPVITATQMLDSMQRNPRPTRAEAGDVANAIFDGTDAVMLSGETAAGDYPVEAVTTMATIAIRAEEARVGQDAFALKAYSKTDMAEAIGQSVGHTAKNLNIETIVAATESGHTARMISKYRPKAHIVAVTFSESQARKLALSYGVYPYVSKKPSTTDEMMDLAAIVAKNNGYAKEGDLIIITAGVPVGERGTTNLMKIQLIGSKLQNGQGIGEEAVVGRAVVATSAEEAIKNATEDCVLVVKSTDKDYMPAIEKASALVVEAGGLTSHAAVVGIAQGIPVVVGAENITSLVENGEVITVDSRRGIIYRGATTAI
- a CDS encoding CvfB family protein, which encodes MNNELGTVITAMVTDQNEKSYFVQKNGITYGLDKKEVESELSIGDMVKGFVYENMNKQLKITTQIPKVRIGHYGWGVVTDVRRDLGVFVDIGLEDKDIVVSLDNMPELKSLWPKKGDRLMISLRIDLKDRIWGELADEDIFRSISRIPSQQDDWKNQNTTATVYRLKMVGTFVLTDDFHIGFIHPTERDAEPRLGEQVEARVIGVSPHGMLNLSLKPRAHEALEDDAQMIMALLEKSPTSSLPYTDKSNPDDIRDYFGISKAQFKRALGRLMKNKLIVQEDGQTKLVK
- a CDS encoding Fur family transcriptional regulator, with protein sequence MPEQSLDSIKTALQKGGFKLTPQREATVKVLLDNDHLSAEEIFMYLRQTNPDIGLATVYRTLEILTQLQITHKVLFEDGLARYDIRKESNKPSHLHLLCTTCGNIQEVYDDLIYELEKGMQEKYNFRVADHRLIFHGICSECQEMPAQITVSGKKGRK
- the xerD gene encoding site-specific tyrosine recombinase XerD, translating into MEDVMTEYLHHLRIEQGLATNSIQSYRRDLMKYHRFLVEHKLHSFSEVKKTDIFLFLEQLNQEQLASSSISRMISCLRKFHHYLLIESKASHNPMEEIKLPKKKQSLPKSLTVDEVDRILSTPDTTTVLGVRDRAILEVMYATGLRVSELVHLTLSELHLEMGFIQTVGKGDKERVVPLGEEAIYWVEEYLAFSRTSLSKGRKESPYLFLNFHGQGFSRQGIWKNLNKIVLEAGIHKKISPHMLRHSFATHILENGADLRVVQELLGHSDISTTQIYTHITKERMVESYRKHHPRA
- the deoB gene encoding phosphopentomutase; this translates as MKKYNRIHVVVMDSVGIGEAADADQFGDVGSDTLGHIAETAGLNLPNMEKMGLGNIRDIEQIKKEANPIGYHTKLEEISVGKDTMTGHWELMGLNITTPFRVFENGFPEDLINKIETFSNRKIIGNKPASGTEILDEYGEHQMKTGDLIVYTSADSVLQIAAHEDIIPLEELYAICEYARKITLEDPYMIGRIIARPYLGEPGNFNRTSNRHDYALSPFGKTTLDHLKEADYDVISIGKISDIFNEQGITDSIRTVSNMDGVDKLVDVLKRDFTGMSFLNLVDFDAVYGHRRNPEGYGQALEDFDQRIPEVLENLREDDLLLITADHGNDPTFRGTDHTREYVPLLAYSKSMKDSGALAQGYFADIASTIADNFGVEQSEHGTSFLDKLN
- a CDS encoding purine-nucleoside phosphorylase, whose amino-acid sequence is MKHEQLMETVTYLKEKGLLEPEIGLVLGSGLGDLADEIVNPVIVSYSDIPHFPTSTVAGHKGQLVYGELSGKTVVAMQGRFHFYEGYSIQEVTLPIRVMKLLGVTSIGLTNAAGGVNVEFTPGDLMLITDHINFTSQNPLIGHNDDEMGPRFPDMSHTYDPEYQAIIQEVAKKKNVSIQTGVYMGFSGPTYETPAEVRMARILGADAVGMSTVPEAIVARHAGLRVFGISCITNLAAGMQSSLNHQEVVDVSTRVNETFKTLLKETLKAL
- a CDS encoding N-acetyltransferase, with protein sequence MLISYNQNYEKIAMGLLSYVADLKNVDRLQKEMATYTQEEDKKLFLWRDTDTDNIVALVGIEYAESVVLIRHLSVNPSFRNEGLIYKMLDKLNLIYPIQAINGTLETAPIIAKWVQKNAETAPDLDDDI
- a CDS encoding segregation/condensation protein A yields the protein MNNETNELTIQLESFEGPLDLLLHLIKELKVDIFDIPMVEITNQYFHYLQTMQELRLDIAGDYLLMAATLLEIKSRMLLPKKEIEIEDDFYEEGEDPREELINQLLEYKRIQEAAKVLKEMENERGDFFTKLPADLDSYRQSIPLSPGEVSSEDLISALQKMYQKLLRKKLLSARLNQEESSVDQTMVDILDKFDQLKKAKHATIPFTDFYEVATRAHIVTTFLAMLELVREKKIYFIQDVTYGDILLKRLWEEADEDE